The following proteins are co-located in the Gorilla gorilla gorilla isolate KB3781 chromosome 18, NHGRI_mGorGor1-v2.1_pri, whole genome shotgun sequence genome:
- the ZNF598 gene encoding E3 ubiquitin-protein ligase ZNF598 isoform X8 gives MAAAGGAEGRRAALEAAAAAAPERGGGSCVLCCGDLEATALGRCDHPVCYRCSTKMRVLCEQRYCAVCREELRQVVFGKKLPAFATIPIHQLQHEKKYDIYFADGKVYALYRQLLQHECPRCPELPPFSLFGDLEQHMRRQHELFCCRLCLQHLQIFTYERKWYSRKDLARHRMQGDPDDTSHRGHPLCKFCDERYLDNDELLKHLRRDHYFCHFCDSDGAQDYYSDYAYLREHFREKHFLCEEGRCSTEQFTHAFRTEIDLKAHRTACHSRSRAEARQNRHIDLQFSYAPRHSRRNEGVVGGEDYEEVDRYSRQGRVARAGTRGAQQSRRGSWREEEDREVAAAVRASMAAQQQEEARRSEDQEEGGRPKKEEAAARGPEDPRGPRRSPRTQGEGPGPKETSTNGPVSQEAFSVTGPAAPGTLPPPSPKLKDEDFPSLSASTYSSCSTAATPGPVGLALPYAIPARGRSAFQEEDFPALVSSVPKPGTAPTSLVSAWNSSSSSKKVAQPPLSAQATGSGQPTRKAGKGSRGSRKGGPPVTQEEEGGSPAVQELLSTRPTGSVSSTLGPASIQPSKVGKKKKVGSEKPGTTLPQPPPTTCPPGALQAPEAPASRAEGPVAVIVNGHTEGPAPARSAPKEPPGLPRPLGSFPCPTPQEDFPALGGPCPPRMPPPPGFSAVVLLKGTPPPPPPGLVPPISKPPPGFSGLLPSPHPACVPSPATTTTTKAPRPLPAPRAYLVPENFRERNLQLIQSIRDFLQSDEARFSEFKSHSGEFRQGLISAAQYYKSCRDLLGENFQKVFNELLVLLPDTAKQQELLSAHTDFCNREKPLSTKSKKNKKSAWQATTQQAGLDCRVCPTCQQVLAHGDASSHQALHAARDDDFPSLQAIARIIT, from the exons ATGGCGGCGGCGGGGGGCGCCGAGGGGCGGCGCGCGGCtctggaggcggcggcggcggcagctccTGAGCGGGGAGGCGGGAGCTGCGTGCTGTGCTGCGGAGACCTGGAGGCCACGGCGCTGGGCCGCTGTGACCACCCGGTGTGCTACCGCTGCTCTACCAAGATGCGGGTGCTCTGCGAGCAGCGCTACTGCGCCGTGTGCCGCGAGGAGCTGCGCCAG GTGGTCTTTGGGAAGAAGCTTCCTGCCTTCGCCACCATCCCCATCCACCAGCTGCAGCATGAGAAGAAATATGATATCTACTTTGCAGATGGAAAGGTGTACGCATTGTACAG GCAGCTGCTGCAGCACGAGTGCCCGCGGTGCCCTGAGCTGCCACCTTTCAGCCTCTTCGGGGACCTGGAGCAGCACATGCGGAGGCAGCATGAGCTCTTCTGCTGCCGGCTGTGCCTCCAGCACCTCCAG ATCTTCACATATGAGCGCAAGTGGTACTCGCGCAAGGACCTGGCCCGGCATCGCATGCAGGGTGACCCCGATGACACGTCGCACCGTGGGCACCCGCTCTGTAAGTTCTGTGACGAGCGCTACCTGGACAACGATGAGCTGCTTAAGCACCTGCGCCGCGACCACTACTTCTGCCACTTCTGCGACTCGGACGGGGCCCAGGACTACTACAG CGACTATGCCTACCTGCGTGAGCACTTCCGGGAGAAGCACTTTCTGTGTGAGGAAGGCCGCTGCAGCACGGAGCAGTTCACCCACGCCTTCCGCACCGAGATCGACCTCAAGGCCCACAGGACGGCCTGCCACAGTCGCAGCCGCGCCGAGGCACGCCAGAACCGCCACATTGACCTGCAGTTCAGCTACGCGCCACGGCACTCGCGCCGGAACGAGG GGGTCGTTGGTGGCGAAGACTACGAGGAGGTGGACAGGTACAGCCGCCAGGGCCGAGTGGCCCGGGCTGGCACTCGCGGAGCCCAGCAGAGCCGCCGAGGAAGCTGGAG GGAAGAAGAGGACCGAGAAGTAGCAGCTGCTGTCCGGGCCTCCATGGCCGCACAGCAGCAGGAGGAGGCTCGCAGGAGTGAGGATCAGGAGGAAGGTGGTCGGCCCAAGAAGGAGGAGGCAGCGGCGCGGGGTCCTGAGGATCCCCGTGGCCCCCGGCGCTCACCCCGGACTCAGGGCGAAGGCCCAG GCCCCAAGGAAACCTCGACAAATGGTCCTGTAAGCCAAGAAGCCTTCTCGGTGACAGGCCCAGCCGCCCCAGG CACCCTCCCACCACCCAGCCCGAAGCTCAAGGACGAAGACTTCCCCAGCCTCTCTGCCTCCACTTACTCCTCCTGCTCCACTGCAGCAACCCCGGGCCCTGTGGGGTTGGCGCTGCCGTACGCCATCCCTGCCAGAGGCAGGAGTGCCTTCCAGGAGGAGGACTTCCCCGCCCTGGTGTCCTCGGTGCCCAAGCCTGGCACCGCCCCCACCAGCCTTGTCTCTGCCTGgaacagcagcagtagcagcaagAAGGTAGCACAGCCCCCACTCTCGGCGCAGGCTACCGGCAGCGGCCAGCCCACCAGGAAGGCTGGGAAGGGGAGCAGGGGCAGCAGGAAGGGTGGCCCGCCCGTCACACAGGAGGAGGAGGGCGGCAGCCCGGCCGTGCAGGAGCTTCTAAGCACACGCCCCACGGGCTCCGTCTCCTCCACACTGGGGCCGGCCTCCATCCAACCCTCTAAAGttgggaagaagaagaaagtgggCTCGGAGAAGCCGGGCACCACATTGCCACAGCCCCCGCCCACTACCTGTCCCCCAGGGGCTTTGCAGGCCCCGGAAGCTCCTGCCAGCAGAGCCGAGGGGCCAGTTGCCGTCATCGTTAATGGACACACAGAGGGCCCGGCCCCTGCTCGGAGTGCCCCCAAGGAACCCCCTGGGCTCCCAAGGCCCCTGGGGTCCTTCCCCTGCCCCACGCCACAGGAGGACTTCCCAGCGCTCGGCGGCCCCTGCCCACCCCGGATGCCACCGCCCCCAG GCTTCAGCGCTGTGGTGCTCCTGAAGGGCAcgcctcccccacccccgccgGGCCTGGTGCCCCCAATCAGCAAGCCGCCCCCCGGCTTCTCTGGCCTTCTGCCCAGCCCCCACCCGGCCTGTGTCCCCAgccccgccaccaccaccaccacaaaagc ACCCAGGCCGCTGCCTGCCCCACGGGCCTACCTAGTCCCCGAGAACTTCCGGGAGAGGAACCTTCAGCTCATCCAGTCCATCAGGGACTTCCTGCAGAGCGACGAGGCCCGCTTCAGCGAGTTCAAGAGCCACTCAGGGGAGTTCAGACAG GGCCTGATCTCCGCAGCCCAGTATTACAAGAGTTGCCGGGACCTGCTGGGGGAGAATTTCCAGAAGGTCTTTAATGAGCTGCTGGTCCTGCTGCCCGACACGGCCAAGCAGCAGGAGCTCCTGTCTGCACACACGGACTTCTGCAACCGCGAGAAGCCTCTGAGCACCAAGTCcaagaagaacaagaagagcGCGTGGCAGGCCACCACCCAGCAGGCGGGCCTGGACTGCCGTGTGTGCCCCACCTGCCAGCAGGTGCTCGCGCATGGCGACGCCAGCAGCCACCAGGCGCTGCATGCTGCCCGGGACGACGACTTCCCCTCCCTGCAAGCCATCGCCAGGATCATCACGTAG
- the ZNF598 gene encoding E3 ubiquitin-protein ligase ZNF598 isoform X6: MAAAGGAEGRRAALEAAAAAAPERGGGSCVLCCGDLEATALGRCDHPVCYRCSTKMRVLCEQRYCAVCREELRQVVFGKKLPAFATIPIHQLQHEKKYDIYFADGKVYALYRQLLQHECPRCPELPPFSLFGDLEQHMRRQHELFCCRLCLQHLQIFTYERKWYSRKDLARHRMQGDPDDTSHRGHPLCKFCDERYLDNDELLKHLRRDHYFCHFCDSDGAQDYYSDYAYLREHFREKHFLCEEGRCSTEQFTHAFRTEIDLKAHRTACHSRSRAEARQNRHIDLQFSYAPRHSRRNEGVVGGEDYEEVDRYSRQGRVARAGTRGAQQSRRGSWREEEDREVAAAVRASMAAQQQEEARRSEDQEEGGRPKKEEAAARGPEDPRGPRRSPRTQGEGPGPKETSTNGPVSQEAFSVTGPAAPGCVGVPGTLPPPSPKLKDEDFPSLSASTYSSCSTAATPGPVGLALPYAIPARGRSAFQEEDFPALVSSVPKPGTAPTSLVSAWNSSSSSKKVAQPPLSAQATGSGQPTRKAGKGSRGSRKGGPPVTQEEEGGSPAVQELLSTRPTGSVSSTLGPASIQPSKVGKKKKVGSEKPGTTLPQPPPTTCPPGALQAPEAPASRAEGPVAVIVNGHTEGPAPARSAPKEPPGLPRPLGSFPCPTPQEDFPALGGPCPPRMPPPPGFSAVVLLKGTPPPPPPGLVPPISKPPPGFSGLLPSPHPACVPSPATTTTTKAPRPLPAPRAYLVPENFRERNLQLIQSIRDFLQSDEARFSEFKSHSGEFRQGLISAAQYYKSCRDLLGENFQKVFNELLVLLPDTAKQQELLSAHTDFCNREKPLSTKSKKNKKSAWQATTQQAGLDCRVCPTCQQVLAHGDASSHQALHAARDDDFPSLQAIARIIT; this comes from the exons ATGGCGGCGGCGGGGGGCGCCGAGGGGCGGCGCGCGGCtctggaggcggcggcggcggcagctccTGAGCGGGGAGGCGGGAGCTGCGTGCTGTGCTGCGGAGACCTGGAGGCCACGGCGCTGGGCCGCTGTGACCACCCGGTGTGCTACCGCTGCTCTACCAAGATGCGGGTGCTCTGCGAGCAGCGCTACTGCGCCGTGTGCCGCGAGGAGCTGCGCCAG GTGGTCTTTGGGAAGAAGCTTCCTGCCTTCGCCACCATCCCCATCCACCAGCTGCAGCATGAGAAGAAATATGATATCTACTTTGCAGATGGAAAGGTGTACGCATTGTACAG GCAGCTGCTGCAGCACGAGTGCCCGCGGTGCCCTGAGCTGCCACCTTTCAGCCTCTTCGGGGACCTGGAGCAGCACATGCGGAGGCAGCATGAGCTCTTCTGCTGCCGGCTGTGCCTCCAGCACCTCCAG ATCTTCACATATGAGCGCAAGTGGTACTCGCGCAAGGACCTGGCCCGGCATCGCATGCAGGGTGACCCCGATGACACGTCGCACCGTGGGCACCCGCTCTGTAAGTTCTGTGACGAGCGCTACCTGGACAACGATGAGCTGCTTAAGCACCTGCGCCGCGACCACTACTTCTGCCACTTCTGCGACTCGGACGGGGCCCAGGACTACTACAG CGACTATGCCTACCTGCGTGAGCACTTCCGGGAGAAGCACTTTCTGTGTGAGGAAGGCCGCTGCAGCACGGAGCAGTTCACCCACGCCTTCCGCACCGAGATCGACCTCAAGGCCCACAGGACGGCCTGCCACAGTCGCAGCCGCGCCGAGGCACGCCAGAACCGCCACATTGACCTGCAGTTCAGCTACGCGCCACGGCACTCGCGCCGGAACGAGG GGGTCGTTGGTGGCGAAGACTACGAGGAGGTGGACAGGTACAGCCGCCAGGGCCGAGTGGCCCGGGCTGGCACTCGCGGAGCCCAGCAGAGCCGCCGAGGAAGCTGGAG GGAAGAAGAGGACCGAGAAGTAGCAGCTGCTGTCCGGGCCTCCATGGCCGCACAGCAGCAGGAGGAGGCTCGCAGGAGTGAGGATCAGGAGGAAGGTGGTCGGCCCAAGAAGGAGGAGGCAGCGGCGCGGGGTCCTGAGGATCCCCGTGGCCCCCGGCGCTCACCCCGGACTCAGGGCGAAGGCCCAG GCCCCAAGGAAACCTCGACAAATGGTCCTGTAAGCCAAGAAGCCTTCTCGGTGACAGGCCCAGCCGCCCCAGGGTGTGTGGGGGTGCCAGG CACCCTCCCACCACCCAGCCCGAAGCTCAAGGACGAAGACTTCCCCAGCCTCTCTGCCTCCACTTACTCCTCCTGCTCCACTGCAGCAACCCCGGGCCCTGTGGGGTTGGCGCTGCCGTACGCCATCCCTGCCAGAGGCAGGAGTGCCTTCCAGGAGGAGGACTTCCCCGCCCTGGTGTCCTCGGTGCCCAAGCCTGGCACCGCCCCCACCAGCCTTGTCTCTGCCTGgaacagcagcagtagcagcaagAAGGTAGCACAGCCCCCACTCTCGGCGCAGGCTACCGGCAGCGGCCAGCCCACCAGGAAGGCTGGGAAGGGGAGCAGGGGCAGCAGGAAGGGTGGCCCGCCCGTCACACAGGAGGAGGAGGGCGGCAGCCCGGCCGTGCAGGAGCTTCTAAGCACACGCCCCACGGGCTCCGTCTCCTCCACACTGGGGCCGGCCTCCATCCAACCCTCTAAAGttgggaagaagaagaaagtgggCTCGGAGAAGCCGGGCACCACATTGCCACAGCCCCCGCCCACTACCTGTCCCCCAGGGGCTTTGCAGGCCCCGGAAGCTCCTGCCAGCAGAGCCGAGGGGCCAGTTGCCGTCATCGTTAATGGACACACAGAGGGCCCGGCCCCTGCTCGGAGTGCCCCCAAGGAACCCCCTGGGCTCCCAAGGCCCCTGGGGTCCTTCCCCTGCCCCACGCCACAGGAGGACTTCCCAGCGCTCGGCGGCCCCTGCCCACCCCGGATGCCACCGCCCCCAG GCTTCAGCGCTGTGGTGCTCCTGAAGGGCAcgcctcccccacccccgccgGGCCTGGTGCCCCCAATCAGCAAGCCGCCCCCCGGCTTCTCTGGCCTTCTGCCCAGCCCCCACCCGGCCTGTGTCCCCAgccccgccaccaccaccaccacaaaagc ACCCAGGCCGCTGCCTGCCCCACGGGCCTACCTAGTCCCCGAGAACTTCCGGGAGAGGAACCTTCAGCTCATCCAGTCCATCAGGGACTTCCTGCAGAGCGACGAGGCCCGCTTCAGCGAGTTCAAGAGCCACTCAGGGGAGTTCAGACAG GGCCTGATCTCCGCAGCCCAGTATTACAAGAGTTGCCGGGACCTGCTGGGGGAGAATTTCCAGAAGGTCTTTAATGAGCTGCTGGTCCTGCTGCCCGACACGGCCAAGCAGCAGGAGCTCCTGTCTGCACACACGGACTTCTGCAACCGCGAGAAGCCTCTGAGCACCAAGTCcaagaagaacaagaagagcGCGTGGCAGGCCACCACCCAGCAGGCGGGCCTGGACTGCCGTGTGTGCCCCACCTGCCAGCAGGTGCTCGCGCATGGCGACGCCAGCAGCCACCAGGCGCTGCATGCTGCCCGGGACGACGACTTCCCCTCCCTGCAAGCCATCGCCAGGATCATCACGTAG
- the ZNF598 gene encoding E3 ubiquitin-protein ligase ZNF598 isoform X7: MAAAGGAEGRRAALEAAAAAAPERGGGSCVLCCGDLEATALGRCDHPVCYRCSTKMRVLCEQRYCAVCREELRQVVFGKKLPAFATIPIHQLQHEKKYDIYFADGKVYALYRQLLQHECPRCPELPPFSLFGDLEQHMRRQHELFCCRLCLQHLQIFTYERKWYSRKDLARHRMQGDPDDTSHRGHPLCKFCDERYLDNDELLKHLRRDHYFCHFCDSDGAQDYYSDYAYLREHFREKHFLCEEGRCSTEQFTHAFRTEIDLKAHRTACHSRSRAEARQNRHIDLQFSYAPRHSRRNEGVVGGEDYEEVDRYSRQGRVARAGTRGAQQSRRGSWRYKREEEDREVAAAVRASMAAQQQEEARRSEDQEEGGRPKKEEAAARGPEDPRGPRRSPRTQGEGPGPKETSTNGPVSQEAFSVTGPAAPGTLPPPSPKLKDEDFPSLSASTYSSCSTAATPGPVGLALPYAIPARGRSAFQEEDFPALVSSVPKPGTAPTSLVSAWNSSSSSKKVAQPPLSAQATGSGQPTRKAGKGSRGSRKGGPPVTQEEEGGSPAVQELLSTRPTGSVSSTLGPASIQPSKVGKKKKVGSEKPGTTLPQPPPTTCPPGALQAPEAPASRAEGPVAVIVNGHTEGPAPARSAPKEPPGLPRPLGSFPCPTPQEDFPALGGPCPPRMPPPPGFSAVVLLKGTPPPPPPGLVPPISKPPPGFSGLLPSPHPACVPSPATTTTTKAPRPLPAPRAYLVPENFRERNLQLIQSIRDFLQSDEARFSEFKSHSGEFRQGLISAAQYYKSCRDLLGENFQKVFNELLVLLPDTAKQQELLSAHTDFCNREKPLSTKSKKNKKSAWQATTQQAGLDCRVCPTCQQVLAHGDASSHQALHAARDDDFPSLQAIARIIT, encoded by the exons ATGGCGGCGGCGGGGGGCGCCGAGGGGCGGCGCGCGGCtctggaggcggcggcggcggcagctccTGAGCGGGGAGGCGGGAGCTGCGTGCTGTGCTGCGGAGACCTGGAGGCCACGGCGCTGGGCCGCTGTGACCACCCGGTGTGCTACCGCTGCTCTACCAAGATGCGGGTGCTCTGCGAGCAGCGCTACTGCGCCGTGTGCCGCGAGGAGCTGCGCCAG GTGGTCTTTGGGAAGAAGCTTCCTGCCTTCGCCACCATCCCCATCCACCAGCTGCAGCATGAGAAGAAATATGATATCTACTTTGCAGATGGAAAGGTGTACGCATTGTACAG GCAGCTGCTGCAGCACGAGTGCCCGCGGTGCCCTGAGCTGCCACCTTTCAGCCTCTTCGGGGACCTGGAGCAGCACATGCGGAGGCAGCATGAGCTCTTCTGCTGCCGGCTGTGCCTCCAGCACCTCCAG ATCTTCACATATGAGCGCAAGTGGTACTCGCGCAAGGACCTGGCCCGGCATCGCATGCAGGGTGACCCCGATGACACGTCGCACCGTGGGCACCCGCTCTGTAAGTTCTGTGACGAGCGCTACCTGGACAACGATGAGCTGCTTAAGCACCTGCGCCGCGACCACTACTTCTGCCACTTCTGCGACTCGGACGGGGCCCAGGACTACTACAG CGACTATGCCTACCTGCGTGAGCACTTCCGGGAGAAGCACTTTCTGTGTGAGGAAGGCCGCTGCAGCACGGAGCAGTTCACCCACGCCTTCCGCACCGAGATCGACCTCAAGGCCCACAGGACGGCCTGCCACAGTCGCAGCCGCGCCGAGGCACGCCAGAACCGCCACATTGACCTGCAGTTCAGCTACGCGCCACGGCACTCGCGCCGGAACGAGG GGGTCGTTGGTGGCGAAGACTACGAGGAGGTGGACAGGTACAGCCGCCAGGGCCGAGTGGCCCGGGCTGGCACTCGCGGAGCCCAGCAGAGCCGCCGAGGAAGCTGGAGGTACAAAAG GGAAGAAGAGGACCGAGAAGTAGCAGCTGCTGTCCGGGCCTCCATGGCCGCACAGCAGCAGGAGGAGGCTCGCAGGAGTGAGGATCAGGAGGAAGGTGGTCGGCCCAAGAAGGAGGAGGCAGCGGCGCGGGGTCCTGAGGATCCCCGTGGCCCCCGGCGCTCACCCCGGACTCAGGGCGAAGGCCCAG GCCCCAAGGAAACCTCGACAAATGGTCCTGTAAGCCAAGAAGCCTTCTCGGTGACAGGCCCAGCCGCCCCAGG CACCCTCCCACCACCCAGCCCGAAGCTCAAGGACGAAGACTTCCCCAGCCTCTCTGCCTCCACTTACTCCTCCTGCTCCACTGCAGCAACCCCGGGCCCTGTGGGGTTGGCGCTGCCGTACGCCATCCCTGCCAGAGGCAGGAGTGCCTTCCAGGAGGAGGACTTCCCCGCCCTGGTGTCCTCGGTGCCCAAGCCTGGCACCGCCCCCACCAGCCTTGTCTCTGCCTGgaacagcagcagtagcagcaagAAGGTAGCACAGCCCCCACTCTCGGCGCAGGCTACCGGCAGCGGCCAGCCCACCAGGAAGGCTGGGAAGGGGAGCAGGGGCAGCAGGAAGGGTGGCCCGCCCGTCACACAGGAGGAGGAGGGCGGCAGCCCGGCCGTGCAGGAGCTTCTAAGCACACGCCCCACGGGCTCCGTCTCCTCCACACTGGGGCCGGCCTCCATCCAACCCTCTAAAGttgggaagaagaagaaagtgggCTCGGAGAAGCCGGGCACCACATTGCCACAGCCCCCGCCCACTACCTGTCCCCCAGGGGCTTTGCAGGCCCCGGAAGCTCCTGCCAGCAGAGCCGAGGGGCCAGTTGCCGTCATCGTTAATGGACACACAGAGGGCCCGGCCCCTGCTCGGAGTGCCCCCAAGGAACCCCCTGGGCTCCCAAGGCCCCTGGGGTCCTTCCCCTGCCCCACGCCACAGGAGGACTTCCCAGCGCTCGGCGGCCCCTGCCCACCCCGGATGCCACCGCCCCCAG GCTTCAGCGCTGTGGTGCTCCTGAAGGGCAcgcctcccccacccccgccgGGCCTGGTGCCCCCAATCAGCAAGCCGCCCCCCGGCTTCTCTGGCCTTCTGCCCAGCCCCCACCCGGCCTGTGTCCCCAgccccgccaccaccaccaccacaaaagc ACCCAGGCCGCTGCCTGCCCCACGGGCCTACCTAGTCCCCGAGAACTTCCGGGAGAGGAACCTTCAGCTCATCCAGTCCATCAGGGACTTCCTGCAGAGCGACGAGGCCCGCTTCAGCGAGTTCAAGAGCCACTCAGGGGAGTTCAGACAG GGCCTGATCTCCGCAGCCCAGTATTACAAGAGTTGCCGGGACCTGCTGGGGGAGAATTTCCAGAAGGTCTTTAATGAGCTGCTGGTCCTGCTGCCCGACACGGCCAAGCAGCAGGAGCTCCTGTCTGCACACACGGACTTCTGCAACCGCGAGAAGCCTCTGAGCACCAAGTCcaagaagaacaagaagagcGCGTGGCAGGCCACCACCCAGCAGGCGGGCCTGGACTGCCGTGTGTGCCCCACCTGCCAGCAGGTGCTCGCGCATGGCGACGCCAGCAGCCACCAGGCGCTGCATGCTGCCCGGGACGACGACTTCCCCTCCCTGCAAGCCATCGCCAGGATCATCACGTAG
- the ZNF598 gene encoding E3 ubiquitin-protein ligase ZNF598 isoform X5: MAAAGGAEGRRAALEAAAAAAPERGGGSCVLCCGDLEATALGRCDHPVCYRCSTKMRVLCEQRYCAVCREELRQVVFGKKLPAFATIPIHQLQHEKKYDIYFADGKVYALYRQLLQHECPRCPELPPFSLFGDLEQHMRRQHELFCCRLCLQHLQIFTYERKWYSRKDLARHRMQGDPDDTSHRGHPLCKFCDERYLDNDELLKHLRRDHYFCHFCDSDGAQDYYSDYAYLREHFREKHFLCEEGRCSTEQFTHAFRTEIDLKAHRTACHSRSRAEARQNRHIDLQFSYAPRHSRRNEGVVGGEDYEEVDRYSRQGRVARAGTRGAQQSRRGSWRYKREEEDREVAAAVRASMAAQQQEEARRSEDQEEGGRPKKEEAAARGPEDPRGPRRSPRTQGEGPGPKETSTNGPVSQEAFSVTGPAAPGCVGVPGTLPPPSPKLKDEDFPSLSASTYSSCSTAATPGPVGLALPYAIPARGRSAFQEEDFPALVSSVPKPGTAPTSLVSAWNSSSSSKKVAQPPLSAQATGSGQPTRKAGKGSRGSRKGGPPVTQEEEGGSPAVQELLSTRPTGSVSSTLGPASIQPSKVGKKKKVGSEKPGTTLPQPPPTTCPPGALQAPEAPASRAEGPVAVIVNGHTEGPAPARSAPKEPPGLPRPLGSFPCPTPQEDFPALGGPCPPRMPPPPGFSAVVLLKGTPPPPPPGLVPPISKPPPGFSGLLPSPHPACVPSPATTTTTKAPRPLPAPRAYLVPENFRERNLQLIQSIRDFLQSDEARFSEFKSHSGEFRQGLISAAQYYKSCRDLLGENFQKVFNELLVLLPDTAKQQELLSAHTDFCNREKPLSTKSKKNKKSAWQATTQQAGLDCRVCPTCQQVLAHGDASSHQALHAARDDDFPSLQAIARIIT, translated from the exons ATGGCGGCGGCGGGGGGCGCCGAGGGGCGGCGCGCGGCtctggaggcggcggcggcggcagctccTGAGCGGGGAGGCGGGAGCTGCGTGCTGTGCTGCGGAGACCTGGAGGCCACGGCGCTGGGCCGCTGTGACCACCCGGTGTGCTACCGCTGCTCTACCAAGATGCGGGTGCTCTGCGAGCAGCGCTACTGCGCCGTGTGCCGCGAGGAGCTGCGCCAG GTGGTCTTTGGGAAGAAGCTTCCTGCCTTCGCCACCATCCCCATCCACCAGCTGCAGCATGAGAAGAAATATGATATCTACTTTGCAGATGGAAAGGTGTACGCATTGTACAG GCAGCTGCTGCAGCACGAGTGCCCGCGGTGCCCTGAGCTGCCACCTTTCAGCCTCTTCGGGGACCTGGAGCAGCACATGCGGAGGCAGCATGAGCTCTTCTGCTGCCGGCTGTGCCTCCAGCACCTCCAG ATCTTCACATATGAGCGCAAGTGGTACTCGCGCAAGGACCTGGCCCGGCATCGCATGCAGGGTGACCCCGATGACACGTCGCACCGTGGGCACCCGCTCTGTAAGTTCTGTGACGAGCGCTACCTGGACAACGATGAGCTGCTTAAGCACCTGCGCCGCGACCACTACTTCTGCCACTTCTGCGACTCGGACGGGGCCCAGGACTACTACAG CGACTATGCCTACCTGCGTGAGCACTTCCGGGAGAAGCACTTTCTGTGTGAGGAAGGCCGCTGCAGCACGGAGCAGTTCACCCACGCCTTCCGCACCGAGATCGACCTCAAGGCCCACAGGACGGCCTGCCACAGTCGCAGCCGCGCCGAGGCACGCCAGAACCGCCACATTGACCTGCAGTTCAGCTACGCGCCACGGCACTCGCGCCGGAACGAGG GGGTCGTTGGTGGCGAAGACTACGAGGAGGTGGACAGGTACAGCCGCCAGGGCCGAGTGGCCCGGGCTGGCACTCGCGGAGCCCAGCAGAGCCGCCGAGGAAGCTGGAGGTACAAAAG GGAAGAAGAGGACCGAGAAGTAGCAGCTGCTGTCCGGGCCTCCATGGCCGCACAGCAGCAGGAGGAGGCTCGCAGGAGTGAGGATCAGGAGGAAGGTGGTCGGCCCAAGAAGGAGGAGGCAGCGGCGCGGGGTCCTGAGGATCCCCGTGGCCCCCGGCGCTCACCCCGGACTCAGGGCGAAGGCCCAG GCCCCAAGGAAACCTCGACAAATGGTCCTGTAAGCCAAGAAGCCTTCTCGGTGACAGGCCCAGCCGCCCCAGGGTGTGTGGGGGTGCCAGG CACCCTCCCACCACCCAGCCCGAAGCTCAAGGACGAAGACTTCCCCAGCCTCTCTGCCTCCACTTACTCCTCCTGCTCCACTGCAGCAACCCCGGGCCCTGTGGGGTTGGCGCTGCCGTACGCCATCCCTGCCAGAGGCAGGAGTGCCTTCCAGGAGGAGGACTTCCCCGCCCTGGTGTCCTCGGTGCCCAAGCCTGGCACCGCCCCCACCAGCCTTGTCTCTGCCTGgaacagcagcagtagcagcaagAAGGTAGCACAGCCCCCACTCTCGGCGCAGGCTACCGGCAGCGGCCAGCCCACCAGGAAGGCTGGGAAGGGGAGCAGGGGCAGCAGGAAGGGTGGCCCGCCCGTCACACAGGAGGAGGAGGGCGGCAGCCCGGCCGTGCAGGAGCTTCTAAGCACACGCCCCACGGGCTCCGTCTCCTCCACACTGGGGCCGGCCTCCATCCAACCCTCTAAAGttgggaagaagaagaaagtgggCTCGGAGAAGCCGGGCACCACATTGCCACAGCCCCCGCCCACTACCTGTCCCCCAGGGGCTTTGCAGGCCCCGGAAGCTCCTGCCAGCAGAGCCGAGGGGCCAGTTGCCGTCATCGTTAATGGACACACAGAGGGCCCGGCCCCTGCTCGGAGTGCCCCCAAGGAACCCCCTGGGCTCCCAAGGCCCCTGGGGTCCTTCCCCTGCCCCACGCCACAGGAGGACTTCCCAGCGCTCGGCGGCCCCTGCCCACCCCGGATGCCACCGCCCCCAG GCTTCAGCGCTGTGGTGCTCCTGAAGGGCAcgcctcccccacccccgccgGGCCTGGTGCCCCCAATCAGCAAGCCGCCCCCCGGCTTCTCTGGCCTTCTGCCCAGCCCCCACCCGGCCTGTGTCCCCAgccccgccaccaccaccaccacaaaagc ACCCAGGCCGCTGCCTGCCCCACGGGCCTACCTAGTCCCCGAGAACTTCCGGGAGAGGAACCTTCAGCTCATCCAGTCCATCAGGGACTTCCTGCAGAGCGACGAGGCCCGCTTCAGCGAGTTCAAGAGCCACTCAGGGGAGTTCAGACAG GGCCTGATCTCCGCAGCCCAGTATTACAAGAGTTGCCGGGACCTGCTGGGGGAGAATTTCCAGAAGGTCTTTAATGAGCTGCTGGTCCTGCTGCCCGACACGGCCAAGCAGCAGGAGCTCCTGTCTGCACACACGGACTTCTGCAACCGCGAGAAGCCTCTGAGCACCAAGTCcaagaagaacaagaagagcGCGTGGCAGGCCACCACCCAGCAGGCGGGCCTGGACTGCCGTGTGTGCCCCACCTGCCAGCAGGTGCTCGCGCATGGCGACGCCAGCAGCCACCAGGCGCTGCATGCTGCCCGGGACGACGACTTCCCCTCCCTGCAAGCCATCGCCAGGATCATCACGTAG